The Mauremys reevesii isolate NIE-2019 linkage group 1, ASM1616193v1, whole genome shotgun sequence genome has a segment encoding these proteins:
- the FHL2 gene encoding four and a half LIM domains protein 2 isoform X3 has protein sequence MPGTRKMEYKGNSWHETCFICHRCQQPIGTKSFIPKDNQNFCVPCYEKQFAMQCVQCKKAITTGGVTYREQPWHKECFVCTGCKKQLSGQRFTSRDEFAYCLSCFCNLYAKKCAGCTNPISGLGGTKYISFEERQWHNDCFNCKKCSLSLVGRGFLTERDDILCPECGKDI, from the exons ATGCCAG GTACACGCAAGATGGAGTATAAGGGTAACAGCTGGCATGAGACCTGTTTTATCTGCCATCGTTGTCAACAACCAATTGGAACAAAGAGCTTCATCCCCAAAGATAATCAAAACTTCTGCGTACCCTGCTATGAAAAGCAGTTTGCCATGCAGTGTGTCCAGTGTAAGAAG GCTATCACTACAGGAGGTGTAACTTACCGGGAGCAGCCCTGGCACAAGGAGTGCTTTGTTTGTACTGGATGCAAGAAGCAGTTGTCTGGACAGCGCTTTACCTCCCGGGATGAGTTTGCATATTGCCTGAGCTGCTTCTGCAACCTCTATGCCAAAAAATGTGCTGGATGCACCAACCCCATCAGTG gACTCGGAGGAACCAAGTATATCTCCTTTGAAGAACGGCAGTGGCATAATGACTGCTTTAACTGTAAGAAGTGTTCTCTTTCATTAGTGGGCCGCGGCTTCCTCACAGAAAGGGATGACATCCTTTGCCCCGAGTGTGGGAAAGATATTTAA